The genomic interval GAGGGGCGCCGCATCGCGAGCACGGACCCGCTCGGGCACACCACGTTCTTCGACCATGACAAGCGAGGGCTGCTCACCCAGGTCCGCGCGCCGGACGGGAGGACCTGGAAGTTCGAGTATGACGAGTCCGAGCGGTTGCGCGCGAGAATCGAGCCGGGAGGAGGCCGCAGCCGGTTCCGGTGGAATGCCTGTGGGCAGCCGCTCGAGTTCATCGACGAGGCGGGTCATGCCCTGACGTTCCAGTGGGACACGGAGCCCGGGCGTCTGTTGGAGATTCGCAACGCGCAGGGGGACGTCTACCGCTTCGACTACGACAAGGACGGGCGCCTGGTGAAGCGCCGGGCCTGGGATGGCCGCACCTTCCAATACGAGTGGCACCAGGGCCACGTCGTCGCCATGACGGACCCACGGGGGCTGCGCACCGCCTATGGATTGGATGTGCTGGGCCGGGTCATCGAGAGGCGCTCGGCCGAGGGCACCACGGAGTACGAGTACAACGCGCGCCACGCATTGTGCCGGGTCACCACGCCCTGGGCGGAGACGCTGTACGAGTACGACGGGCTCGGCAACATCGTGGCGGAGAGCCAGAACGGTGTCCGCCTGGAGTCCCAGCACGACATGATGGGGCGGCGCACGAGCCTCTGGTCCGAGCGCTCGGGCCACACCCGCTTCGGCTGGGACCCGAATGGACGGTGTACGGCCATCGAGCGGGGCGACGAGGAAGTCACCTTCGTTCATGACCTCGTGGGGCGGGAGGTCCTCCGCCGGCTGCCGGGTGGTGGGGAGTTCGAGCAGACCTATGACCCGCTCGGGCGCGTCCTGGAGCAGGTGTTTCGGGACCCGAGAGCGCATGGTCTGGGGGCCGTGCGCCCCGATGCCGGCGGGCATCTTCGCCGCAGCTTCTCCTATGACGAGAACGGCCAGCTCGCGCGCATCCACGACTCGATGCGTGGCTCGTCCTTCTTCTTCCACTCCGCGGTGGGGCAGTTGGTGGGGGTGCTCCAACAGCACGGCGTCAGCGAGGTCTATGGCCATGACGCGCTGGAGAACCGCATCAAGCGCATCGAGCTGACCGACGCGGTGCGGAGCTGGGATGAACAGCAGGCGGCGGAGCCCGCGCGCAGCCTCCAGGAGTGGGTCTCCAACGCCAAGGACTCGGAGAAGTACACGTACGCCGAGGGCAACCGGTTGATGAGCGTGGTGTCTCGCCAGCGCCGCATCGATTGCGAGTACGACGCGGCGGGCAATCTCATCCGCAAGACGGTTCAATCACGGCTGCAGGCGCCAGAGACCTGGCGGTATGAGTGGAACGCGCAGGGTGGGCTCGCGGCCGTCATCCGCCCGGATGGCGACACCTGGCGCTACACGTACGACGGGCTCGGCCGGCGCATCGTGAAGGCGGGACCCACCGGACAGACGACCTATGTCTGGGATGGGCGGGTGCTGCTCTACGAAGTCTCTCCCGAGGGAAAGACCACGCTCTGGACCCATGGCGGAGACCACGTCGCCCTGGTGGCCTGGGAGCGGGACGACCGCATGGAGTGGGTGCTTCCCAATGCGGCCGGGACGCCGAGCGAGCTCGTCGCCGCGGATGGGACGTGGGCGTGGGTGGATGACGCCGGGCCTTGGGGGGCTGCGTCAGGGGAATCCACACGGCACTTCACGGCCGGCTTCCCAGGCCAGTGGTACGACGCCGAGAGCGGGCTGCACTACAACCTGTTCCGCTACTACGACCCGGAGCTTGGCCGTTACATCAGCCCGGACCCGCTGGACATCCAGGTCGGCTTCAATGACTACCGATACGTCGCCGACCCCTATGAGATGTCGGACCCCTTGGGCCTTATCGAGACCCGGGTCACCGGTCCGGTGTATCGGCGAGGGACGACGGGGCTCGGAACGACTCCTGGCGGCAACACGCGCTACTACTACACCTATACGGATGCCAATGGGGCCACGCGGAGCGCCTCGGATGACGTCAAACGCAATACCTATGTCGAGGTGTTCACGGGGCAGGAGGGCAATCGCCAGTACCAGTTCTCGACCATCAACGGCACACCCCACGAGGACCTGAGTGTCGGGCGTTCCACGCTGAACTCCATGCCGGCATCGGTGACCCAGCACATCGATGACCACAGTTGGTGGCACGCCGAGATGTGGGCCTTTCATCAAATCCACCAACAGCGAGCCAGCTTCTCGGGT from Myxococcus stipitatus carries:
- a CDS encoding RHS repeat-associated core domain-containing protein, which produces MGHPIDVASGTMFGTWTDVVQPGLVPFILSRYYSTALLSQVAQRDVPLGWGWRHGLELSLRQTVDGFAFTDAEGTEFQLDDLQGHWARRGRLVAPSQGVELRAVSEHQALLIRYDDDAAFPFRYLFERKARSASYQLAQILKGAQAFLAFSTDARGLLATVRQSREQREFVFHHDSRRRLVGVSLRGARKELLVEYEYDGQGRLGRVRDRNGIQSVYGYDAAGRMVSESRGSGAIYSFQYDAQGRCIHSSGTEGYQATWLRFDTPRRQTEVLDSHGGSTLYEYNESGQVTRVLSPMGEQLTYQFNEDGRLVATTFPDKSSTRREYDELGRLKATLLQNGQRMELAYDEDHRLSSFVDWDGSSWRFQRDEDGQVVEAHGPMSLLWRYAYNRHGERVSVTNPAGSKRHFDYDAHGNLLHETDWQGAVWRSEYDAEGRRIASTDPLGHTTFFDHDKRGLLTQVRAPDGRTWKFEYDESERLRARIEPGGGRSRFRWNACGQPLEFIDEAGHALTFQWDTEPGRLLEIRNAQGDVYRFDYDKDGRLVKRRAWDGRTFQYEWHQGHVVAMTDPRGLRTAYGLDVLGRVIERRSAEGTTEYEYNARHALCRVTTPWAETLYEYDGLGNIVAESQNGVRLESQHDMMGRRTSLWSERSGHTRFGWDPNGRCTAIERGDEEVTFVHDLVGREVLRRLPGGGEFEQTYDPLGRVLEQVFRDPRAHGLGAVRPDAGGHLRRSFSYDENGQLARIHDSMRGSSFFFHSAVGQLVGVLQQHGVSEVYGHDALENRIKRIELTDAVRSWDEQQAAEPARSLQEWVSNAKDSEKYTYAEGNRLMSVVSRQRRIDCEYDAAGNLIRKTVQSRLQAPETWRYEWNAQGGLAAVIRPDGDTWRYTYDGLGRRIVKAGPTGQTTYVWDGRVLLYEVSPEGKTTLWTHGGDHVALVAWERDDRMEWVLPNAAGTPSELVAADGTWAWVDDAGPWGAASGESTRHFTAGFPGQWYDAESGLHYNLFRYYDPELGRYISPDPLDIQVGFNDYRYVADPYEMSDPLGLIETRVTGPVYRRGTTGLGTTPGGNTRYYYTYTDANGATRSASDDVKRNTYVEVFTGQEGNRQYQFSTINGTPHEDLSVGRSTLNSMPASVTQHIDDHSWWHAEMWAFHQIHQQRASFSGSDPIHIVINRRPCPGHCSVSVPHMAQAMANDLNRPIVVEYTHRGQSYRHQYDPCG